Part of the Desulfurispira natronophila genome, CTTCCATGCCGCTCATGTATGGCATGGCGATATCCAGAATTGCTATATGAACTGCGTGGTTATCATACTGGGCAATAGCTTCTTTGCCATTACTGGCGGTTATAACCTGGTGAAACATCCCAAGCAGCATCTGTTTTAATGATCCTTGTAGCATGGGGTCGTCTTCAGCCAGAAGAATATTCATGTTTTTGAGTAGCTTAAAGTCGCTCATGACAGGCCTCTTGTTGCCATACTTCTTCTCTTGTAACATTGTGTGCCATGAAGGTCCCGGGTACCCTGTGGTTGCAACAGCTTAAATATATCAACCCTAAATCTCATGCGCATCTCAATTGAAGATGACTGTGGTAATTTTTTAATGTAATTTTGTAAATCACTGCCTCTTTACAAATGGAGAACAGCTTTTCTGCCTGCAAACCAAAGGGTCTGCCGTTTGTGTTAAGTTATCTGAAAGTATAACCAGTGGATGAATATTTCATAATGATCAATTTATTCGAACGCAAGCTTCTTACTCCGAGGCTTACCGGTAGGTACGGACTGTGATTATTCCTGTTTTTCTCTCCATGCAGGGCTGCTCCTGGCACTGCGTTTACTGCAATCAGCAGGTGATTACCGGTGCGGGTGTAATTCCTCCGTCAGCAGTCGAAAGCTATGTGCGTGGTTTTTCACCCCGCACGGAACCGACTCTGGCGTATTACGGTGGTTCATTCACCGCGCTGCCTCACGATCTTATGGCCCAGTATCTGCATGTTGCCAATAAGCTTTACTGTGCTGGAGTTATTGCTGGTTTGCGCATATCGACCCGCCCCGATGCCCTGCAAGGCGAAGTGTTAGCTATGCTTGCCCACAGTTGTTTGCAAACGCTGGAAATCGGAGTGCAGTCCACTGATACGGCGGTGTTACGTCGCTCCGGCCGCCCAGAAGTAGGCGTGCAGCAGCTGCAGGCTACTATGGATCAGTTGAGATCATATCCATGGCGAACGGTCCTGCAGGTTATGCCAGGGTTGCCTGGGGAAGATTACGGGAGCTTTAGACGTACCATTCGTGACGTTTGTCAGCTGGCTCCCTGGGGTGTCAGGCTTTATCCAACGGTAGTGCTGCGTCAAACGTCTTTGGATACTATGTACCAGCAGGGACACTACAAACCTCTTGGGCTTGATGAGGCGGTGGAGCGTTGTGCCTGGGCCTGTGATGAGTTGGCAGATGCTGGCGTGTCAGTACAGCGATTGGGGCTACAGGATAGTGAATCCCTGCGAAGTGATATTGTAGCTGGTCCTTGGCATCCGGCTTTTGGGGAGCTGGTGCAGTCTCGTCGTTGGCTGCTCCAGCTGCAGCCTTTTCGCTCCCGTGTGGAATTGATACGCGTCCATCCTGGTGTTCATAGTCAACTGGTTGGGCAGCGTCGTTGTAACTTGCACCAGCTGCAACTGAAAAAAAGCCAAGTGCATTCAGACTACACTCTCCCCAGTGGCGAAGCTCTGGTTCTGCTGGAAGGGGGAGAAGCAGTCTCCCTGCGGCTGGCGAGGACATGAAAGAGGTTTTCTTTCCTTTTGTGCCGTGGTAAAGTTGTGCGTTCAAGTTGTTTTTTCCGTTGGTTTTGATGTTCATGGTCCATGAAGCGGGTGACATGTGTAGGGGC contains:
- a CDS encoding radical SAM protein, with amino-acid sequence MIIPVFLSMQGCSWHCVYCNQQVITGAGVIPPSAVESYVRGFSPRTEPTLAYYGGSFTALPHDLMAQYLHVANKLYCAGVIAGLRISTRPDALQGEVLAMLAHSCLQTLEIGVQSTDTAVLRRSGRPEVGVQQLQATMDQLRSYPWRTVLQVMPGLPGEDYGSFRRTIRDVCQLAPWGVRLYPTVVLRQTSLDTMYQQGHYKPLGLDEAVERCAWACDELADAGVSVQRLGLQDSESLRSDIVAGPWHPAFGELVQSRRWLLQLQPFRSRVELIRVHPGVHSQLVGQRRCNLHQLQLKKSQVHSDYTLPSGEALVLLEGGEAVSLRLART